A portion of the Hydractinia symbiolongicarpus strain clone_291-10 chromosome 10, HSymV2.1, whole genome shotgun sequence genome contains these proteins:
- the LOC130612213 gene encoding V-type proton ATPase subunit B, which translates to MAPVTGDLMDLSDIEASKEHNHAVVRDYISQPRLVYKTVSGVNGPLVILDQVKFPKFAEIVTLTLPDGTRRSGQVLEVSGSKAVVQVFEGTSGIDAKNTTCEFTGDILRTPISSDMLGRVFNGSGKAIDNGPPILAEDYLDIMGQPINPWSRIYPEEMIQTGISAIDTMNSIARGQKIPIFSASGLPHNEIAAQICRQAGLVKHSKDTMDYSDDNFAIVFAAMGVNRETARFFEQDFKENGSMENVCLFLNLANDPTIERIITPRLALTAAEYLAYQCEKHVLVILTDMSSYAEALREVSAAREEVPGRRGFPGYMYTDLATIYERAGRVEGRNGSITQIPILTMPNDDITHPIPDLTGYITEGQIYVDRQLHNRQIYPPINVLPSLSRLMKSAIGEGMTRKDHADVSNQLYANYAIGKDVQAMKAVVGEEALTPDDLLYLEFLQKFEKNFIAQGNYENRTVFESLDIGWRLLRIFPKEMLKRIPAKTLAEFYPRDGRKDNAGK; encoded by the exons ATGGCGCCCGTAACTGGTGATCTTATGGACTTAAGCGATATTGAAGCCAGCAAAGAACATAATCACGCTGTTGTTAGGGACTATATCTCCCAACCTAGATTAG TATACAAAACTGTGTCTGGTGTAAATGGACCATTGGTAATCTTGGATCAAGTTAAG TTTCCTAAATTTGCTGAAATTGTAACGTTAACATTACCCGATGGAACACGTCGTAGTGGACAAGTTTTAGAAGTCAGTGGTTCAAAAGCTGTTGTACAG GTTTTTGAAGGGACCAGTGGTATTGATGCCAAAAACACAACATGTGAATTTACTGGTGATATTTTGAGAACTCCCATATCTTCTGATATGTTAG GAAGAGTTTTCAACGGGTCTGGAAAAGCCATTGATAATGGTCCTCCAATTCTTGCAGAAGATTACTTAGATATTATGG GTCAACCCATAAACCCATGGTCGCGTATTTATCCAGAAGAAATGATACAGACTGGTATATCTGCCATTGACACAATGAACAG TATTGCCAGGGGACAGAAAATTCCTATCTTTTCAGCTTCTGGTCTGCCACATAATGAG ATTGCTGCACAGATTTGTCGACAGGCTGGTCTTGTAAAACACTCCAAAGACACAATGGATTATTCTGATGATAATTTTGCTATCGTTTTTGCTGCTATGGGC gTCAACAGAGAAACTGCTCGCTTTTTTGAACAAGATTTCAAGGAAAATGGCTCTATGGAGAATGTGTGCCTTTTCCTTAACTTAGCCAATGATCCTAC AATTGAACGTATCATTACTCCTCGATTGGCTTTGACAGCTGCAGAATATTTGGCGTACCAGTGTGAAAAACATGTCTTGGTTATTCTCACAGACATGAGTTCTTATGCTGAAGCTTTGAGAGAG gTATCTGCTGCAAGAGAAGAGGTGCCCGGTCGTCGTGGCTTTCCAGGTTACATGTACACTGATTTAGCGACCATTTATGAA AGAGCTGGTCGTGTGGAAGGAAGGAATGGTTCCATCACACAAATTCCTATATTGACTATGCCTAACGATG ATATTACCCATCCAATTCCTGATTTAACTGGATACATCACGGAGGGACAAATTTACGTTGACCGACAATTACACAACAGACAG ATTTACCCGCCGATTAACGTACTACCATCCTTATCACGTCTCATGAAGTCTGCTATCGGTGAAGGAATGACAAGAAAAGATCATGCAGATGTATCTAACCAACTTTACGCTAACTATGCCATTGGTAAAGACGTACAAGCTATGAAAGCTGTGGTGGGAGAAGAAGCTCTCACACCGGACGATCTTCTCTATTTGGAATTTTTGCAGAAATTCGAGAAGAACTTCATTGCCCAAG GAAACTACGAAAACCGAACTGTGTTTGAATCCTTGGATATTGGATGGAGGCTATTGCGAATCTTCCCGAAGGAAATGTTAAAACGTATTCCAGCAAAAACCCTTGCTGAGTTTTATCCCCGAGATGGTCGAAAAGATAACGCGGGCAAATAA
- the LOC130662665 gene encoding peptidyl-prolyl cis-trans isomerase G-like — MSSNKGKFINAFQSIKMLEDYDQFEFNNESNKEKVEDLHANNKGIHNEIVNNQDKDGELYNPLEDMDVGSDSNDGSNFADSAQIEENNLSNDDKLAEGSIKSADNKKSNEVDIFANMDETTNDVSDADTCDDNEAVEQEKRIIAELEESVKTKEFSSTKVDFIDDGDELLGTALAELEAEEREKQEELKKLMLLETEEVEEKKIKKKKKKGKEKSSSKSDDSWDKDSKKKRKKKKKKKGKEKEKVIEDDKKKKKSKEKKGKKDLESFVESCKREVHKFDDGDKKTEVKKPTKSHKLSKNDKENVSSEPKKEDHKKKSADRNKDRRSSSSQDKKKESSRSSKDHSSRKRSSRDSTDEYYLSKRSRRDDSSERHRRSRDKHSRHRDRSEERELKHKQRSNHDSRRSSHSRVRTSPDKSKLDYEIKLPKHEKYAKKETRDSPARLSKNEFYNLQNKVHHQVNDKHSQSTIQSKKTRKTSDSSTVESDVEAEKALHRSSLSENYKIELSKYKHDIEHSNEHSSRSENLNVSTEHTSPPKRSRKHSESKHSHRKSSTPPNDSHKHTTRNRKRSNSEGHLHRELPKETSELNVSHVSEDNAHVKTVVPVENDTFKPESKENPKHHTEMPAKNLDEKNSCGNKNIDLSVSDKKKTLKPGSLSLNQYKERRSSGKKSYAKQNSNEATNFVIDEKSTMSTPESSADKGNSSSFDRENKENVPRDENELASTENLNQSVDVTTDGPDEHVSNHVKRNESIPLLFDNETKHELHNSSQSLTSDNDAPAVKPESPYNPEAASPLDMASPSCAAIEDREDVDFNAYKDVVAFDDIMKSKVKHEARKHKRRKLEELKAEFGSPPASSKEGKLVDYLVRQAQVEEEMKTVLKQYFKSHEITKEEYKNILKKAVPQVTMSNSPIVPDKIASLMVKFVRKCKGNRAKEEKNRRKQQKQLHEQQKQLQLQLKTSAAMFQQIRVLNPDLPMPPV; from the exons ATGTCATCCAATAAAGGCAAATTCATTAATGCCTTTCAAAGCATTAAAATGCTTGAAGACTATGACCAGTTTGAATTTAATAATGagtcaaataaagaaaaagtagAGGACTTGCATGCAAACAATAAAGGCATACACAATGAGATAGTAAACAATCAAGACAAGGATGGAGAACTTTACAATCCGCTTGAAGACATGGACGTAGGAAGTGACAGTAATGATGGATCAAATTTTGCAGACTCTGCTcagattgaagaaaataatcTTTCAAATGATGACAAGCTTGCTGAAGGTAGTATTAAAAGTGCTGACAATAAAAAATCAAACGAGGTAGATATATTTGCAAACATGGACGAAACTACGAATGATGTTTCTGATGCTGATACTTGTGACGATAATGAGGCTGTAGAGCAGGAGAAACGGATTATAGCAGAACTTGAAGAAAgtgtaaaaacaaaagaatttagtAGCACTAAGGTAGATTTTATTGATGATGGTGATGAACTACTTGGTACTGCACTTGCTGAACTTGAAGCAGAAGAGCGAGAAAAGCAAGAAGAACTCAAAAAACTTATGTTACTTGAGACAGAGGAAGTggaagagaaaaaaattaagaaaaaaaagaaaaaaggaaaggAGAAAAGTAGTAGTAAAAGTGATGATAGTTGGGACAaggatagtaaaaaaaaaagaaagaaaaaaaagaagaaaaaggggaaagaaaaagaaaaggttatagaagatgacaaaaagaaaaagaaatcaaaagagaaaaaaggaaaaaaggacCTAGAGTCATTTGTGGAAAGCTGTAAGAGAGAGGTGCATAAGTTTGATGATGGAGATAAAAAGACAGAAGTTAAAAAACCAACAAAATCTCATAAACTGAGCAAAAatgataaagaaaatgtttcAAGTGAACCTAAAAAAGAGGATCATAAGAAAAAGAGTGCTGATAGAAATAAAGACAGAAGGAGTAGCTCTTCCCAAGACAAAAAGAAGGAATCTTCCAGGTCGTCAAAAGATCACAGCAGTCGTAAACGATCATCGAGAGATTCAACTGATGAGTATTACCTTAGTAAACGCTCGCGGAGAGATGATTCTAGTGAACGACATAGAAGATCTAGAGATAAACATTCTCGTCACAGGGATAGATCAGAAGAGAGAGAATTGAAACATAAGCAAAGGAGTAATCATGACAGCAGACGGTCCTCTCACAGCCGAGTAAGAACTTCCCCTGATAAGAGCAAATTAGATTATGAAATTAAATTACCGAAACATGAGAAGTATGCAAAAAAAGAGACACGTGACTCTCCTGCAAGGTTGTCAAAGAATGAATTTTACAATTTACAAAACAAGGTACATCACCAGGTAAATGATAAACATAGCCAATCAACGATACAGTCAAAAAAGACTCGAAAGACATCAGATAGTTCAACTGTTGAATCTGATGTTGAGGCTGAGAAGGCACTGCATCGTTCATCACTTAGTGAAAATTATAAGATTGAATTAAGCAAGTATAAACATGATATTGAACATAGTAATGAACATAGTAGTAGGTCCGAAAATTTGAATGTTTCAACGGAGCATACTAGTCCACCAAAAAGATCTCGCAAGCATTCTGAAAGCAAACATTCTCATAGAAAATCTTCTACACCACCAAATGATTCACACAAACATACAACTCGAAATAGAAAACGTTCTAATAGTGAGGGACATTTGCATAGGGAATTGCCTAAGGAGACATCAGAATTAAATGTGTCTCACGTTTCAGAAGATAATGCACACGTTAAAACAGTTGTTCCTGTGGAAAACGATACTTTTAAACCAGAAAGTAAAGAAAATCCAAAACATCACACTGAAATGCCTGCTAAAAATCTAGACGAGAAAAATAGTTGTGGTAACAAGAACATAGACTTAAGTGTTTCTGACAAAAAGAAGACGCTGAAACCTGGCTCGTTAAGCTTGAATCAATATAAAGAGAGACGGAGTTCTGGAAAAAAATCCTATGCCAAACAAAACTCTAA TGAGGCAACCAATTTTGTAATTGATGAGAAATCAACAATGTCGACTCCAGAAAGTTCCGCTGATAAAGGTAATTCTTCATCCTTCGACcgtgaaaacaaagaaaatgttcCTCGTGATGAAAATGAGCTTGCATCTACAGAAAACCTAAA TCAAAGTGTTGATGTTACGACAGATGGACCTGACGAACATGTGTCGAATCATGTGAAACGTAACGAATCCATTCCTTTACTCTTTGACAATGAAACCAAGCACGAG CTTCATAACTCGTCGCAGTCTCTCACAAGCGACAACGATGCACCCGCTGTTAAACCCGAATCGCCATATAATCCTGAAGCTGCGAGTCCGCTGGATATGGCTTCACCCAGTTGTGCGGCGATCGAGGACCGAGAGGATGTTGATTTTAATGCGTACAAAGATGTAGTAGCTTTCGACGATATCATGAAATCGAAAGTGAAACATGAAGCACGAAAACACAAGCGCCGCAAATTAGAAGAACTCAAAGCTGAATTTGGTAGCCCTCCTGCTTCGTCGAAAGAG GGAAAACTTGTGGATTATTTGGTACGTCAAGCGCAAGTTGAGGAAGAAATGAAAACCGTTTTGAAGCAATAtttcaaatcgcatgaaatcacGAAAGAAGAGTACAAAAATATACTGAAAAAGGCGGTTCCCCAG GTGACGATGTCTAATAGTCCAATAGTACCCGATAAAATTGCCTCGCTCATGGTTAAATTTGTTCGTAAATGCAAAGGTAATCGAGCCAAGGAAGAAAAGAATCGTCGTAAACAGCAAAAACAATTACATGAGCAACAAAAGCAACTGCAGTTGCAACTAAAGACCAGCGCAGCCATGTTTCAACAAATTCGAGTTTTAAACCCGGACCTGCCAATGCCTCCTGTGTGA
- the LOC130662667 gene encoding counting factor associated protein D-like isoform X1, giving the protein MTGEGNATDKDEKKKKTVFSCRSANFTRYLILLLSTVGIFILGQYKFAGSVIFSPSLHTFERTFTKQRRNLHDDLVKQRNVPTLKFSTEYHVTGTLKLPYGGIIEPFEAWYSAKEKMSRIDYYGGMDRTYQREDIGDYGFAAKVIPEYSEEKNKTFRGCLHHVGTKRFPIHAQSIVPSPKLFKFKGNCELNDSIPCWKWMHKFTILTKVNTYTLYTTRSDPASPLRYEMMGYDTLLTSYYDKYILQYRAFEPWNYDFSTMEIPTELHCFDLSNNEASEATVSSFNPMLEFISHQNGHVMTALNNDTNKATMTSSDDEIPENFAYDTEEGKPLGSHHFELVIETVFRDFKNLFNKNYKDDVEHVKRKDIFRHNLRFIHNFNRQHRPYKLKMNHFADVTDKEMQKYKGLLNESYYDNSAKKFVPPKIDVEVTPIPKTLDWREYGAVAKVRSQGICGSCYAYAVTGAIEGAHYLKTGDMVDLSVQQIVDCSWGFANKGCKGGYPYRAMQWIVKHGGIATRKSYGNYLAQEGYCHFSNITNGASLEGYFNVSAGNSTELKMALALYGPVTVLINTRPRSFKFYDSGVYYDKKCDQRLDHAALAVGYGEENGQEYWLIKNSWSLSWGSEGFIKISAKNDNCGVTQKAVVVEVKKKS; this is encoded by the exons ATGACAGGCGAAGGTAACGCAACAGATAAAGatgagaaaaagaagaaaactgttttttcatgTCGATCTGCAAATTTTACACGTTACTTGATCTTACTTCTTTCAACTG TAGGGATATTCATTCTTGGTCAATACAAATTCGCCGGTAGTGTGATATTTTCACCGTCATTGCATACATTTGAAAGAACATTCACGAAACAACGCCGAAATCTTCACGATGATCTGGTGAAACAACGGAACGTGCCCACTCTTAAATTTTCAACAGAATATCACGTGACCGGGACATTGAAGTTACCTTACGGGGGCATCATTGAACCGTTTGAAGCATGGTATTCAGCAAAAGAGAAAATGAGTAGGATCGATTATTATGGAG GAATGGATAGAACATATCAACGAGAAGACATAGGCGATTATGGATTCGCTGCTAAAGTGATTCCAGAATACTCAGAAGAAAAGAACAAAACATTTCGTGGTTGCTTACATCACGTTGGTACGAAGAGATTTCCGATACATGCGCAAAGCATAGTTCCGTCCCCGAAGCTCTTTAAG TTCAAAGGCAATTGTGAGCTGAACGACAGTATACCATGCTGGAAATGGATGCACAAGTTCACCATCTTGACAAAAGTAAACACGTACACGTTATACACTACACGTAGTGACCCAGCATCTCCACTGCGGTATGAAATGATGGGTTATGATACTCTTCTGACGTCATATTATGATAAATATATTCTACAGTACAGAGCTTTTGAGCCTTGGAATTATGATTTCAGCACCATGGAAATTCCAACAG AATTACACTGTTTTGATTTGAGTAACAACGAAGCAAGTGAGGCAACGGTTTCATCGTTCAATCCCATGCTTGAATTTATTTCGCACCAAAATGGTCACGTTATGACAGCTCTAAACAATGATACCAATAAAGCAACAATGACGTCATCAGATGACGAAATCCCAGAAAATTTTGCTTATGACACAGAAGAAGGGAAACCGTTAGGTTCGCATCATTTTGAACTGGTGATAGAGACAGTATTTCgagattttaaaaacttatttaatAAGAATTATAAAGATGATGTGGAACATGTGAAGAGGAAAGATATTTTTCGACATAATTTGag ATTTATTCATAATTTTAATCGACAACATCGTCCTTATAAACTGAAGATGAATCATTTCGCTGATGTTACTGATAAAGAAATGCAAAAATATAAAGGCTTACTGAATGAAAGCTATTATGATAATTCTGCTAAGAAGTTCGTTCCACCGAAAATCGATGTTGAAGTAACTCCGATTCCTAAAACTCTGGATTGGAGAGAGTATG GAGCGGTTGCTAAAGTGAGGAGCCAAGGTATTTGTGGTTCGTGTTATGCATACGCTGTCACTGGTGCTATTGAAGGGGCGCATTACTTGAAG ACTGGGGACATGGTTGACTTATCAGTCCAACAAATCGTCGATTGTTCATGGGGTTTTGCTAATAAAGGCTGCAAAGGTGGATACCCATATCGGGCTATGCAATGGATAGTTAAACATGGCGGCATAGCTACGAGAAAAAGTTACGGAAATTATCTGGCACAG GAGGGATACTGTCACTTTAGCAACATCACAAATGGTGCAAGTTTGGAAGGATACTTCAATGTTTCGGCGGGAAATTCCACTGAATTAAAAATGGCACTTGCTCTTTACGGTCCAGTCACTGTTCTTATCAATACTCGTCCCAGATCTTTTAAATTTTACGATAGCGGTGTGTATTACGATAAGAAATGTg ATCAAAGACTAGACCATGCAGCACTGGCTGTAGGTTACGGAGAAGAAAATGGACAAGAGTATTGGCTGATTAAAAATTCTTGGTCTTTATCTTGGGGTTCTGAAGGTTTTATCAAGATATCAGCAAAGAATGATAATTGTGGTGTTACTCAAAAAGCTGTCGTTGTTGAAGTGAAAAAGAAAAGTTGA
- the LOC130662667 gene encoding counting factor associated protein D-like isoform X2, translated as MTGEGNATDKDEKKKKTVFSCRSANFTRYLILLLSTGIFILGQYKFAGSVIFSPSLHTFERTFTKQRRNLHDDLVKQRNVPTLKFSTEYHVTGTLKLPYGGIIEPFEAWYSAKEKMSRIDYYGGMDRTYQREDIGDYGFAAKVIPEYSEEKNKTFRGCLHHVGTKRFPIHAQSIVPSPKLFKFKGNCELNDSIPCWKWMHKFTILTKVNTYTLYTTRSDPASPLRYEMMGYDTLLTSYYDKYILQYRAFEPWNYDFSTMEIPTELHCFDLSNNEASEATVSSFNPMLEFISHQNGHVMTALNNDTNKATMTSSDDEIPENFAYDTEEGKPLGSHHFELVIETVFRDFKNLFNKNYKDDVEHVKRKDIFRHNLRFIHNFNRQHRPYKLKMNHFADVTDKEMQKYKGLLNESYYDNSAKKFVPPKIDVEVTPIPKTLDWREYGAVAKVRSQGICGSCYAYAVTGAIEGAHYLKTGDMVDLSVQQIVDCSWGFANKGCKGGYPYRAMQWIVKHGGIATRKSYGNYLAQEGYCHFSNITNGASLEGYFNVSAGNSTELKMALALYGPVTVLINTRPRSFKFYDSGVYYDKKCDQRLDHAALAVGYGEENGQEYWLIKNSWSLSWGSEGFIKISAKNDNCGVTQKAVVVEVKKKS; from the exons ATGACAGGCGAAGGTAACGCAACAGATAAAGatgagaaaaagaagaaaactgttttttcatgTCGATCTGCAAATTTTACACGTTACTTGATCTTACTTCTTTCAACTG GGATATTCATTCTTGGTCAATACAAATTCGCCGGTAGTGTGATATTTTCACCGTCATTGCATACATTTGAAAGAACATTCACGAAACAACGCCGAAATCTTCACGATGATCTGGTGAAACAACGGAACGTGCCCACTCTTAAATTTTCAACAGAATATCACGTGACCGGGACATTGAAGTTACCTTACGGGGGCATCATTGAACCGTTTGAAGCATGGTATTCAGCAAAAGAGAAAATGAGTAGGATCGATTATTATGGAG GAATGGATAGAACATATCAACGAGAAGACATAGGCGATTATGGATTCGCTGCTAAAGTGATTCCAGAATACTCAGAAGAAAAGAACAAAACATTTCGTGGTTGCTTACATCACGTTGGTACGAAGAGATTTCCGATACATGCGCAAAGCATAGTTCCGTCCCCGAAGCTCTTTAAG TTCAAAGGCAATTGTGAGCTGAACGACAGTATACCATGCTGGAAATGGATGCACAAGTTCACCATCTTGACAAAAGTAAACACGTACACGTTATACACTACACGTAGTGACCCAGCATCTCCACTGCGGTATGAAATGATGGGTTATGATACTCTTCTGACGTCATATTATGATAAATATATTCTACAGTACAGAGCTTTTGAGCCTTGGAATTATGATTTCAGCACCATGGAAATTCCAACAG AATTACACTGTTTTGATTTGAGTAACAACGAAGCAAGTGAGGCAACGGTTTCATCGTTCAATCCCATGCTTGAATTTATTTCGCACCAAAATGGTCACGTTATGACAGCTCTAAACAATGATACCAATAAAGCAACAATGACGTCATCAGATGACGAAATCCCAGAAAATTTTGCTTATGACACAGAAGAAGGGAAACCGTTAGGTTCGCATCATTTTGAACTGGTGATAGAGACAGTATTTCgagattttaaaaacttatttaatAAGAATTATAAAGATGATGTGGAACATGTGAAGAGGAAAGATATTTTTCGACATAATTTGag ATTTATTCATAATTTTAATCGACAACATCGTCCTTATAAACTGAAGATGAATCATTTCGCTGATGTTACTGATAAAGAAATGCAAAAATATAAAGGCTTACTGAATGAAAGCTATTATGATAATTCTGCTAAGAAGTTCGTTCCACCGAAAATCGATGTTGAAGTAACTCCGATTCCTAAAACTCTGGATTGGAGAGAGTATG GAGCGGTTGCTAAAGTGAGGAGCCAAGGTATTTGTGGTTCGTGTTATGCATACGCTGTCACTGGTGCTATTGAAGGGGCGCATTACTTGAAG ACTGGGGACATGGTTGACTTATCAGTCCAACAAATCGTCGATTGTTCATGGGGTTTTGCTAATAAAGGCTGCAAAGGTGGATACCCATATCGGGCTATGCAATGGATAGTTAAACATGGCGGCATAGCTACGAGAAAAAGTTACGGAAATTATCTGGCACAG GAGGGATACTGTCACTTTAGCAACATCACAAATGGTGCAAGTTTGGAAGGATACTTCAATGTTTCGGCGGGAAATTCCACTGAATTAAAAATGGCACTTGCTCTTTACGGTCCAGTCACTGTTCTTATCAATACTCGTCCCAGATCTTTTAAATTTTACGATAGCGGTGTGTATTACGATAAGAAATGTg ATCAAAGACTAGACCATGCAGCACTGGCTGTAGGTTACGGAGAAGAAAATGGACAAGAGTATTGGCTGATTAAAAATTCTTGGTCTTTATCTTGGGGTTCTGAAGGTTTTATCAAGATATCAGCAAAGAATGATAATTGTGGTGTTACTCAAAAAGCTGTCGTTGTTGAAGTGAAAAAGAAAAGTTGA